CATCTTGGCCGTCAATTAGAACACTGGAATTATACAACCAAAACAAGCCTTTGTCCCAATTATTTGGGGTATGGACCATAGATCTTTTCATGCTGTTGAGGTTACCGTAAGACAATGTTTGTTAAACTAGAGTATTGAAGCTCTTTATGATTTATTACGACTCTTAATGGTGAAATCTTTTTTTGCCACATTATGAATTATACAACCAAAACAGGCCTTTGCCCAATTATTTGGGGTATGCACCATGAATTTCTTCATGTTGTTGTTGAGGTTACTATAAGACAATGTCTCTTGTTAATCTAGAGTATTGAAGTTCTTTATAATTTAATAACTCTTAGCTTAAATTATCTATTCTATGAATGAAAGGATATATaccttataaaaatttcaaatcaTCTTCTCAATAAATTGAAGGACTTGGTCTAATATATGTTACCAATATCATAAtttcacattcacacattatcatgatataaacacttAGATGATCTAACACAATTTGCCCCACCCTTGCCAAGGTTAAGCCCGTCCCAACCCAATTGTGGATTCCTAGCCTCATGATGTTAATGTGGTGAgaatgagattaaaaaaattaccCACATTAAGAGGTTGAACAATGTGTTGtcatgtttaatctattttttgttGGCTGTTTTTAAGGAATGGAAATAAGGTTGATACTGAAAGAAGTgggaatttatgttttttttcctaTTCTAGCTGGAAGCATAAATCTCCTTCATCACTTATTTCTTTGCTTTGCAATCATTGGATTTCTAACATCACCATTTGCAAATTCCAGATCTATAGCTGACAGCCACTTTATTACAAAAACAATCTCCAGAACTCTGCTGTTTTTTAAAATGGGCATGTGGTTGCCTTTACTGATATTTTTGGATCTTCTATGCAGATGACAACACCAATATCAATTGAAGATGTTCGTAGGGAGGTTAAGATACTGAAAGCTTTGTCTGGCCATAAAAATCTTGTCAAGTTTTATGAGGCATGTGAGGACACACTTAATGTCTACATAGTGATGGAGTATGTAACCATGTCTTAATCTAATATTCATTGTTGTGAAGATTTTGTAACAACTTAGCTTTTGATTATTTATGCTACTTTATTCAATAAAGGGTTGGATTCATTTGACACTTGTTACCGTAGTTTATCTGCTATTTTGCAGATTATATCATGCAAGTATTTGTAGTTTGACTAATTTCCAAAATAAACAATGATGGGGCTTCCCTATGTATTTTAATGCTTTTACTGTGTTGGTAACCTTATTGGCTCTTCATGTTTTCACTTTTCAGATTATGCAAAGGTGGAGAATTGTTGGATAGAATTTTGTCCAGGTACTCTTTGTTGCCATTAAttgtttgttttttcttttaatttgtagacgttcttatatttcttttttccctATATTTCTTTTGTTCTCAAGAGGCGGAAGATACACAGAGGAGGATGCAAAGGTTATTATCGTTCAAATTCTGAGTGTAGTTGCCTTTTGTCATCTTCAAGGTGTTGTGCATCGTGATCTAAAGCCAGAGGTCGACATCATAAACTACTTAGTGTAGAAACATATAATTTTTTAGGATTCCTCTTTTCTGTCATTTTCTCAGGTAGCCATCATGTCTTCACTCTTGCAGTcctgcttatatttatttttctgttacTTTACCACAGAATTTTCTTTTTGCCGCTAATGATGAACATGCTGACATGAAGCTGATTGATTTCGGTCTTTCAGATTTTATTAAACCAGGTGAGCACCGCAATCTACTATGTAAAACTATGATGCTTAAATGTTGTTGTTTATTGCATTTTGATAATTCCTGATATGAAGACAGATGACTGACTTATAATCATGGGGTTTTGGAATATTAAATTGATTATGGATTAATATGTTGCCAATGTTATAGGCTTTGTTGCCtgtttgataaatgtcatttatgTTAACCTTTATGGTTGATGGTTTCTATTTCTATGTAGTCAAATTTAAACCCTGATATGCAAATTTGCAATCTGATAGTGTCAAGTATAAGGGTTTAAATTTGTCAtggattaaaaagaaataaaggtGACACTTTGTTGCTTTTTTTGTGACTTACGAGATGAATCCCATGTTATTAGTCACCTCACAACCAAGTCAAAGTGAGTTCTTTCTGAGGAGAAACAACTTTCTGATTATTATGATCATGGCTCCAGATTGTCTTTTTAGAATTTAGGTTATGCATCTCATtactagtatatatatatatcatcacaTTAAAGTTGTCATTCAAACTTCTATTTGTTAATGATTACACAGATGAAAGGCTGAATGATATTGTTGGAAGTGCTTACTATGTTGCCCCTGAGGTCCTCCATAGATCATACAGTACAGAGGCTGATATCTGGAGTATTGGGGTTATAACGTATATTTTGTTGTGTGGTAGTAGACCTTTCTGGTCACGAACTGAATCAGGAATTTTTCGTTCTGTGTTGAGGGCTGATCCCAACTTTGTTGATTCACCATGGCCGGATATTTCTCCAGTAGCCAAAGATTTTGTGAGAAGGCTTTTAAATAAGGATTATAGAAAAAGAATGACAGCTGCACAAGCTTTGAGTAAGTTGCTAGTTCCTGTTAATCATGATTTATTTCGAGGGACAAGGAATCAGTGCCTTCTCTTCACATATAGTTTTTTATATTGTTCTTTAATTAGGTGTTTTTctatatttgattttaattaacctTTGTTTGATAACAGCACACCCTTGGTTGCGAGATGCGCAACGACAAATTCCTCTGGATATGCTTATTTATAGATTAGTGAAGTCTTACCTTCGTGCAACACCTCTTAGACAATCTGCCTTAAAGGTAACATGGTACTGAGACTATTACTGTTTGTTTTTCAATTATTTGTAACTAGTGCATCAAAAAGGAAAGGAATAATCATTTTTTATAGCATAGAGAGTTATTTCACTGATGATCAAAATGACTGTGAAGGTAAGCGACCAGGTAGACACATTGTGAAAATATTTGAATGAGCCTACAACCATCAAGATCCTCTTCAAATGATAATTTCAGCAAATGGTATATTGGTCCTTTATAGTTATAGTATGGCAAAATCAATTTACAATTGATTGAAATATCTGTGAAGTTATGGCTAGCTATATACATACCTTACAAACTTGAGAGCGTTTTGCCAATTGATGATTTTGATAAATGTCGAACATTAAGTAACAGAGTCATTCTCTGTTTTATTtatatgtttatttttatttttatagtttGTGCACTTATTATGCTTCTGCAGGCACTATCTAAGGCTTTGACAGAGGATGAACTTTTTTATATGAGGTTGCAGTTTATGCTTTTAGAACCAACTAATGATGGTTACATATCACTTGACAACTTTCGAATGGTCAGTAATCAGTTTATTTATCAAGTACTGCAATATAATACTGCATGATGGAAAGAACTAATAGCCTAGTTTTTCTTTATATGCATTTATGATAATATAATATAACACCATTCTCATTTTTGTTCTTTGATTCATTTGCATTTTATTCAGGCATTATTTCAAAATGCCACTGAAGCAATGTCGGATTCCAGAGTTCCTGATATTCTAAATGCGGTATGCGGTACATCTATAACTTTGCTATTTCATAAAATTGGCCTAGACTTTTTGATGGAACACTCTTTTCtggtaattttttttatcattgatTTATGTATCGAACTTATTTTCCTGTAAGTTCAAGCAGCATTGATCCTTGTTAGTGTTCAAAGGCTTTCATTATAGTAACTTTACAAGGATTGATGAGATCATtagttagaaatttttcttgTAATTCTGTACGAGTTAGATTAGACTTTTGTATGTGGATTattgaaaaatgtttcaaaagTTGATAGATAGACGTACTTGGTCATTCATGTCACTCCGAGCCTGAACAATCTACTTATATTTCTACTGACAACCCCAACTGAGTGTAGTTGGCATGGCAATGAGTTCCTTATGCTAAGATTCTTTGTTAAGCTAATCTATCATTCGCTTTTCTGGTTATTGGTTGCGGAATCTATTTTAACTGAACTTACAAGGCATTCTAACCTCTGCATAATTTTTCGAATCTAGTTGGAGCCACTGGCGTTCACTAGGATGGATTTTGAGGAATTTTGTGCTGCTGCAATCAGCCCGTATCATCTCGAGGCTTTGAATGGTTGGGAACAGATAGCAAGTACAGCTTTCGAGTTCTTTGAATTAGAGGGGAATCGAGTCATCTCTATCAAGGAATTGGCCCGGGTAGTAACAACTTTAACACTAACCATTGAATCTTAAACCCATGCTAGAGTGTAATATAGCTGTATCTTGTAGGAACTGAACCTGCCTCCTGCTGCTTATTCCATGCTGAGAGACTGGATCCGACCGGAAGACAGCAAGCTCAATATTTTTGGATACACGAGATACTTGCACGGTGTCACGATACGCAGCTCCAGCTCCAACACAAGACATCGCTAGATTGCCTGTGACATTCTTGTACTTGCTTTCTGATGTTCATCCATTAAATCTAAAGCATGCCGCCATTTGTATGTGTTTGTCTGTTGATACAACTTGATGTAGTTTCCTTTAGAGAACACACAAtacagggtttttttttttttgtttgttgatTTGTATTTTGGTTGATTTATGGATATTTCACGTATTCAACGTTTATTTACTTAACAAGAGCTGAATATTATTGTTATTTCATCTGTTAATAAGTCATATGTTAAACATATAACTTGTAATTTCTCTGATAATCTTTGTCgcccttcaaaaaaaaaaatttctttcttgttatttttttttaaatacgttTTTgcagttttaatatttttataaaatttatttacacCTTCCTTTCTCAAGCATTTAAAGattaagatttaattttgataaattaatagataaaatttttttaacattgttGATATAAAAATGCTAGTATGATGGGTGATTAAAgcgttttttaatttatctttagTGGTATGTAGAAAATTTATATAGAAAATTTATATGAGATCCAATTGGCCTCTTAGTCAAATATCttatatcaattaaaaaatttgtatgttttaatgattttgaatctctatttttttcttaaaaaaacgaACAATTTTATGGgaaatgaaatttttttaatttcaattatcATGTGCTTACGGGTGTGTGAAAaactattattaatttaataaaattatatctttttactaactaattttgatgaagctaaaatgaaattatattaatattattttttctatttatattgaaaataattttaaaatttattaataatttctaAAGACACATCAATCAGTAATGAGTTTGATACTCAGCTGCGGCGTATTATTCGAAATCTTTCTCATTAATCAACTAGAGATTTAAAGTTCGAGACTCAAATGCGGCATATTAttgaaaagtttttttattaatcaattaaaaatataaaGTTCTCTTtagtaatatattttaaaattgacaACACTGCGAGtagagaaaattttataaatacctTAGGCCGACGATAT
This region of Zingiber officinale cultivar Zhangliang chromosome 9A, Zo_v1.1, whole genome shotgun sequence genomic DNA includes:
- the LOC122020071 gene encoding CDPK-related kinase 3-like isoform X2, producing the protein MGQCYGKSVSVAEDGGARTSANGAGEIVPATPIRKSRSGAATPVQYSGAGAAWPSPYPQGSASPLPDEVAPSPARSTPRRIFGRLFPPPSPAKHIKAALAKRQGPPKPRDGPIPEDGTGEGERPLDKSFGYSKNFGAKYELGNEVGRGHFGHTCSATAKKGSIKGQLVAVKIISKAKMTTPISIEDVRREVKILKALSGHKNLVKFYEACEDTLNVYIVMELCKGGELLDRILSRGGRYTEEDAKNFLFAANDEHADMKLIDFGLSDFIKPDERLNDIVGSAYYVAPEVLHRSYSTEADIWSIGVITYILLCGSRPFWSRTESGIFRSVLRADPNFVDSPWPDISPVAKDFVRRLLNKDYRKRMTAAQALTHPWLRDAQRQIPLDMLIYRLVKSYLRATPLRQSALKALSKALTEDELFYMRLQFMLLEPTNDGYISLDNFRMALFQNATEAMSDSRVPDILNALEPLAFTRMDFEEFCAAAISPYHLEALNGWEQIASTAFEFFELEGNRVISIKELARELNLPPAAYSMLRDWIRPEDSKLNIFGYTRYLHGVTIRSSSSNTRHR
- the LOC122020071 gene encoding CDPK-related kinase 3-like isoform X3, translated to MTTPISIEDVRREVKILKALSGHKNLVKFYEACEDTLNVYIVMELCKGGELLDRILSRGGRYTEEDAKVIIVQILSVVAFCHLQGVVHRDLKPENFLFAANDEHADMKLIDFGLSDFIKPDERLNDIVGSAYYVAPEVLHRSYSTEADIWSIGVITYILLCGSRPFWSRTESGIFRSVLRADPNFVDSPWPDISPVAKDFVRRLLNKDYRKRMTAAQALTHPWLRDAQRQIPLDMLIYRLVKSYLRATPLRQSALKALSKALTEDELFYMRLQFMLLEPTNDGYISLDNFRMALFQNATEAMSDSRVPDILNALEPLAFTRMDFEEFCAAAISPYHLEALNGWEQIASTAFEFFELEGNRVISIKELARELNLPPAAYSMLRDWIRPEDSKLNIFGYTRYLHGVTIRSSSSNTRHR
- the LOC122020071 gene encoding CDPK-related kinase 3-like isoform X1, with translation MGQCYGKSVSVAEDGGARTSANGAGEIVPATPIRKSRSGAATPVQYSGAGAAWPSPYPQGSASPLPDEVAPSPARSTPRRIFGRLFPPPSPAKHIKAALAKRQGPPKPRDGPIPEDGTGEGERPLDKSFGYSKNFGAKYELGNEVGRGHFGHTCSATAKKGSIKGQLVAVKIISKAKMTTPISIEDVRREVKILKALSGHKNLVKFYEACEDTLNVYIVMELCKGGELLDRILSRGGRYTEEDAKVIIVQILSVVAFCHLQGVVHRDLKPENFLFAANDEHADMKLIDFGLSDFIKPDERLNDIVGSAYYVAPEVLHRSYSTEADIWSIGVITYILLCGSRPFWSRTESGIFRSVLRADPNFVDSPWPDISPVAKDFVRRLLNKDYRKRMTAAQALTHPWLRDAQRQIPLDMLIYRLVKSYLRATPLRQSALKALSKALTEDELFYMRLQFMLLEPTNDGYISLDNFRMALFQNATEAMSDSRVPDILNALEPLAFTRMDFEEFCAAAISPYHLEALNGWEQIASTAFEFFELEGNRVISIKELARELNLPPAAYSMLRDWIRPEDSKLNIFGYTRYLHGVTIRSSSSNTRHR